The following coding sequences are from one Roseburia hominis A2-183 window:
- a CDS encoding LysR family transcriptional regulator — translation MDINLEYYKIFYYVAGSQSITLAAEQLTISQPAVSQAVKHLEQALSCPLFVRTTKGVRLTKEGEMLYSYVQRGYETILSGERKLSEMLNLEQGEICIGASDMTLKYFLLPYLEEFHERYPGIRVTVTNAPTPETIRHLCDGRIDFGIVSTPVEKRASLKCIPVKEIRDVFVAGRKFEYLKERMLGYEELMKLPVMCLEGNTSTRTYVEQFLASKQVTIRPEFELATSDMLIQFAVRNLGIASVVRNFAEEHLTEGDLFELRFLEEIPARTFCIVANERIPLSAAAATLMNVLVQGTSQ, via the coding sequence ATGGACATCAATCTGGAATATTATAAAATTTTTTATTATGTGGCAGGCTCCCAGAGCATCACATTAGCGGCGGAGCAGCTTACCATCTCGCAGCCTGCAGTCAGCCAGGCGGTGAAGCATTTAGAGCAGGCGCTTTCGTGCCCACTGTTTGTGCGGACGACCAAGGGCGTGCGGCTGACCAAGGAGGGAGAGATGCTCTATTCCTATGTGCAGCGCGGCTATGAAACGATCCTCTCGGGCGAGAGGAAGCTCTCTGAGATGCTGAATCTGGAACAGGGCGAAATCTGTATCGGTGCCAGCGACATGACGTTAAAGTATTTCCTGCTTCCGTATCTGGAAGAATTTCATGAGCGCTACCCGGGAATCCGTGTGACGGTGACGAATGCGCCGACTCCGGAGACGATCCGCCATCTCTGCGACGGCCGCATTGATTTTGGCATCGTGAGCACACCGGTCGAGAAGAGAGCTTCGCTCAAATGTATTCCGGTGAAGGAGATCCGGGATGTGTTTGTGGCAGGCAGGAAGTTTGAATATTTAAAGGAGCGCATGCTGGGGTACGAGGAACTGATGAAGCTGCCGGTCATGTGTCTGGAGGGAAATACCTCGACCAGGACGTATGTAGAGCAATTCCTTGCGTCGAAGCAGGTGACGATCCGGCCGGAGTTTGAACTTGCCACCAGCGATATGCTGATCCAGTTTGCGGTGCGCAACCTTGGAATTGCAAGTGTGGTCAGAAATTTTGCCGAGGAGCACCTGACGGAGGGAGATCTGTTTGAACTGCGGTTCTTGGAGGAGATACCGGCGCGTACGTTCTGCATTGTTGCAAATGAACGGATTCCGCTGTCCGCCGCAGCGGCTACGCTGATGAATGTTCTGGTACAGGGGACATCACAGTAA
- a CDS encoding MATE family efflux transporter, which produces MTKDMTTGSPLRIILLFSIPVLLGNLFQQFYNMVDTIIVGRYLGEEALAAVGSTGCLMFLVLGFANGIAQGFGVMVSHAFGAKDFKLLRHYVALSLILTLIISLLLTIPTVTASRLLLAWMHTPENIIAMADAYIKVIFAGILLTMAYNVLSGILRGIGDSRTPLYFLILSSVLNIILDVVLIVYTGLGTAGAAYATIIAQGVSAVLCFFYMYRKYDILRTRHEDYYLDSAGVKNMLAIGVPMALNYSITAIGTMIMQSAVNVFGSSVVAAFTAASKVSNIATQSMPTLGTAMATYCGQNLGAGKYDRIYAGMRQGLLLCFGAAATAAAICIFGGRFIVSWFVSNPSEEIFSSAMQYLTIASWFFLPLAMIFLYRNALQGLDQGLIPMLSGVVELACRFGVIALVPASTGFFGVCFADPAAWAGAGIPLFITYLLWEHRMKQCSKAA; this is translated from the coding sequence ATGACCAAAGATATGACCACCGGCAGCCCGCTTCGGATTATCCTGCTATTTTCTATTCCGGTTCTGCTCGGCAATCTGTTCCAGCAGTTCTATAATATGGTAGATACGATTATTGTCGGACGCTATCTCGGCGAGGAGGCTCTCGCCGCCGTCGGCTCAACCGGCTGCCTGATGTTTCTTGTGCTCGGTTTTGCCAACGGCATCGCCCAGGGCTTCGGCGTCATGGTTTCACACGCTTTCGGAGCCAAAGATTTTAAGCTGCTCCGTCACTACGTGGCGCTCTCCCTGATTCTTACACTGATTATATCGCTTCTGCTGACCATCCCAACGGTGACAGCTTCCCGCCTCCTTCTGGCATGGATGCACACACCGGAAAATATTATTGCCATGGCAGACGCTTATATTAAGGTAATTTTTGCGGGCATTCTGCTGACAATGGCGTACAACGTGTTATCCGGCATCCTGCGCGGCATCGGCGACAGCCGCACTCCTCTCTACTTCCTGATTCTCTCGTCCGTGCTCAACATCATCTTAGATGTCGTACTGATCGTGTACACAGGGCTTGGAACCGCAGGAGCCGCCTACGCGACAATCATCGCACAGGGAGTCTCCGCCGTGCTCTGCTTCTTTTATATGTACCGGAAATACGATATCCTGCGCACCAGACATGAGGATTATTATCTGGATTCCGCCGGCGTAAAAAACATGCTCGCCATCGGTGTGCCGATGGCGCTCAACTACTCAATTACCGCCATTGGCACCATGATTATGCAGAGTGCGGTCAACGTGTTTGGCTCGAGTGTGGTCGCCGCCTTCACCGCGGCCTCCAAGGTCAGCAATATCGCGACCCAGTCCATGCCGACACTCGGCACCGCAATGGCAACCTACTGCGGACAGAACCTCGGTGCCGGCAAATACGACCGCATCTACGCCGGCATGCGGCAGGGACTTCTCCTCTGCTTCGGTGCGGCAGCCACAGCCGCCGCGATCTGCATCTTTGGCGGACGTTTTATTGTGAGCTGGTTCGTGAGCAATCCTTCCGAGGAGATCTTCTCTTCCGCCATGCAGTACCTGACGATCGCAAGCTGGTTCTTTCTCCCGCTCGCCATGATCTTTTTATACCGCAATGCCTTACAGGGCCTGGATCAAGGACTGATCCCCATGCTCTCCGGTGTCGTCGAGCTCGCCTGCCGCTTCGGCGTCATCGCTCTCGTTCCGGCGAGCACCGGCTTCTTCGGTGTCTGCTTCGCTGATCCGGCTGCCTGGGCCGGTGCCGGCATCCCGCTGTTTATCACCTATCTTCTCTGGGAGCACCGGATGAAGCAGTGTTCCAAGGCGGCGTAA
- a CDS encoding DegV family protein, with the protein MSKVAIVSDSNSGITQLQAEELGITILPMPFFVGDKTLYEDIDLSQKEFYQMLSENANISTSMPLVGNVTDTWDALLKEYDEIVHIPMSSGLSGSCETALMLAQDYEGKVQVVNNQRISVTQRQSVLDAMALAEQGRSAVEIKEILERDKFESSIYIMVDTLYYLKKGGRITPAAAALGTLLKLKPVLQIQGEKLDAFAKARTVKQAKNLMIEAMKHDFAERFHDPEGKSMHLEMAYTYDLDAAEAFRQEVQEAFPGLEIHMDPLSLSVSCHIGPGALAVACSKEIPELEA; encoded by the coding sequence ATGAGCAAAGTAGCAATCGTATCTGACAGCAACAGCGGAATTACGCAATTGCAGGCGGAAGAACTTGGAATCACCATTCTGCCGATGCCTTTTTTTGTGGGAGACAAGACATTATATGAGGACATTGATCTGTCACAGAAAGAGTTTTATCAGATGCTGTCCGAGAATGCCAATATTTCCACATCGATGCCGCTTGTCGGGAATGTGACAGATACATGGGATGCATTGCTGAAGGAGTATGATGAGATTGTGCATATTCCGATGTCATCCGGCCTCAGCGGCTCCTGTGAGACGGCGTTGATGCTGGCGCAGGATTACGAGGGAAAGGTGCAGGTTGTGAATAACCAGAGAATCTCTGTGACGCAGCGGCAGTCTGTGCTGGATGCGATGGCGTTGGCAGAGCAGGGACGCAGTGCAGTGGAGATTAAGGAGATTCTGGAGAGAGATAAATTTGAGTCTTCCATTTATATTATGGTGGATACCCTGTATTATCTGAAGAAGGGCGGACGTATCACGCCGGCGGCGGCAGCGCTTGGAACGTTGTTAAAGTTAAAGCCGGTACTGCAGATCCAGGGAGAGAAGCTGGATGCATTTGCCAAGGCGAGAACTGTCAAGCAGGCGAAGAACCTGATGATCGAGGCGATGAAGCACGATTTTGCGGAGCGGTTCCATGATCCGGAAGGAAAGAGTATGCATCTGGAGATGGCGTACACGTACGATCTGGATGCTGCGGAAGCGTTCAGGCAGGAGGTGCAGGAAGCATTTCCGGGACTGGAGATTCATATGGATCCGCTGTCACTGAGCGTATCATGTCATATTGGACCGGGGGCACTTGCTGTTGCCTGCTCGAAGGAGATTCCGGAGCTGGAAGCGTAG
- a CDS encoding methylglyoxal synthase translates to MSEDFITMTIGKQKNIALIAHDNKKADLIDWCEQNKEILKQHFLCGTGTTARMITDQTGLPVRGYNSGPLGGDQQIGAKIVEGRVDFVIFFSDPLTAQPHDPDVKALLRIAQVYDIPIANNRASADFMIHSTYMNTEYEHEIINFKKNIKERSETL, encoded by the coding sequence ATGAGTGAAGATTTTATTACAATGACAATAGGAAAACAAAAGAATATTGCACTGATTGCGCATGACAATAAAAAAGCAGATCTGATTGACTGGTGTGAGCAGAACAAGGAGATTTTAAAGCAGCATTTTCTATGTGGCACAGGTACGACAGCACGTATGATTACGGATCAGACAGGACTCCCGGTAAGAGGCTATAACAGTGGCCCTCTCGGCGGAGACCAGCAGATTGGCGCAAAGATTGTGGAGGGAAGAGTGGATTTTGTGATTTTCTTCTCTGACCCGCTGACAGCACAGCCGCATGACCCGGATGTGAAAGCGCTTTTGCGTATCGCGCAGGTGTATGACATCCCGATCGCCAACAACCGGGCGTCGGCAGATTTTATGATTCATTCCACTTATATGAATACTGAGTATGAGCATGAGATCATCAATTTTAAGAAGAACATCAAGGAACGATCAGAGACATTGTAA
- a CDS encoding methyl-accepting chemotaxis protein, producing the protein MKLKQKQRLERNKITFILGLIILGLLNALTLLGFVDATADKSVVLARMVVNVILLVIFFVGHVRYRGDRKFVMISLSCMFLTYAVMILSNKNVVFYAFMYLIMLTVMLYRDIRLARISAIAMGALNVISGILHFVKYPGTRSESVVQIVFAISFGVVMCIAVDLQARHHVEDTDAIKSQMDAAARVADEIIQMSGALSEKFDSAREKADVLTESMVSSNNSVKEIASSVKLTAEAIEQQTMQTNGIQTNIENAEKETKEMQTASDATQDALREGADLIAELKEQATQTAEINRATRTTTEELDNRIKEVEVIIGTILSISDQTNLLALNASIEAARAGEAGKGFAVVADEIRKLSEETKESTGKITEIIEKLTVNVEEASVNMQKSAESADKQNEMIETTREKFTVIEDKMNLFQNSMQNLSGEVESILSANTQINDSITNLSATSEEVAASSENSMSMSEDSMQNMENLNDLLGEIYKISERMREVVAQEQA; encoded by the coding sequence ATGAAATTAAAACAAAAACAAAGATTGGAACGCAACAAGATTACATTCATCCTTGGACTTATCATCCTTGGGCTTTTGAATGCACTGACACTGCTTGGATTTGTGGATGCAACAGCGGATAAATCTGTTGTGCTGGCACGCATGGTAGTCAATGTCATTCTTCTCGTGATATTTTTTGTTGGACATGTCCGGTATCGCGGGGATAGGAAATTTGTTATGATTTCACTTTCGTGTATGTTTCTTACCTATGCAGTGATGATCTTATCAAACAAAAACGTGGTCTTTTATGCATTTATGTATTTAATTATGCTTACGGTTATGTTGTATCGTGATATAAGGCTGGCACGCATCAGCGCTATTGCGATGGGAGCGCTGAATGTAATTTCGGGCATACTTCATTTTGTGAAATATCCTGGGACACGGAGCGAGTCAGTTGTACAGATAGTGTTTGCCATTTCTTTCGGTGTTGTGATGTGTATTGCGGTAGATCTGCAGGCGAGACACCATGTTGAGGATACAGATGCCATTAAGTCACAGATGGATGCGGCGGCGCGTGTGGCGGATGAGATCATTCAGATGTCGGGAGCGCTGTCCGAGAAGTTCGACAGTGCGAGAGAGAAAGCGGATGTGCTGACGGAGAGCATGGTCAGCAGCAACAACTCCGTCAAGGAGATTGCATCGAGCGTCAAGCTGACGGCGGAAGCGATTGAGCAGCAGACGATGCAGACGAACGGCATCCAGACGAATATTGAAAACGCCGAAAAAGAGACGAAAGAGATGCAGACGGCGTCAGATGCGACACAGGACGCGCTCCGTGAGGGCGCTGACCTGATCGCCGAGCTGAAGGAGCAGGCAACCCAGACGGCGGAGATCAACCGCGCCACAAGAACCACGACGGAAGAACTGGACAACCGCATAAAGGAAGTGGAGGTCATTATCGGAACGATTTTAAGCATTTCCGATCAGACCAATCTGCTTGCACTCAATGCGTCCATTGAGGCAGCCAGAGCAGGGGAGGCTGGAAAAGGCTTTGCGGTTGTGGCAGACGAGATCCGCAAGCTTTCAGAGGAGACGAAGGAGTCGACGGGAAAGATCACGGAGATTATCGAAAAATTGACGGTAAATGTGGAGGAAGCCTCTGTAAATATGCAGAAGTCAGCGGAGTCTGCAGATAAGCAGAACGAGATGATCGAGACAACGAGAGAGAAGTTTACTGTTATCGAGGATAAGATGAATTTGTTCCAGAATTCTATGCAGAATTTGTCTGGTGAGGTGGAGAGTATCCTTTCAGCAAATACGCAGATCAATGACAGTATTACCAATTTATCTGCAACGAGTGAAGAGGTTGCGGCATCCTCAGAAAACAGCATGTCTATGAGTGAGGATAGTATGCAGAATATGGAGAATCTGAATGATCTGCTTGGCGAAATTTACAAGATTTCGGAGAGAATGCGTGAGGTTGTAGCACAGGAACAGGCGTGA
- a CDS encoding NUDIX domain-containing protein, giving the protein MKILATFDARDYEGTTGIYEKYSIRAIIVRDGRLAMQCSQEGEYKIPGGGQEPGENYEQTLIREVKEETGLYVRPESICELGEIIELHRDIFEPDKKFICHSLFFLLRCFGRAGATFTYPE; this is encoded by the coding sequence ATGAAGATCCTTGCGACATTTGATGCCCGTGATTATGAGGGCACGACGGGTATCTATGAAAAGTATTCGATACGGGCGATCATTGTGCGTGACGGCAGGCTTGCCATGCAGTGCAGCCAGGAGGGAGAATATAAGATCCCCGGAGGCGGGCAGGAGCCGGGTGAGAATTATGAGCAGACGCTGATCCGTGAAGTAAAAGAGGAGACAGGACTTTATGTCAGGCCGGAGAGTATCTGTGAGCTGGGCGAGATAATAGAACTGCACAGAGATATTTTTGAGCCGGATAAAAAGTTTATCTGCCATTCTCTTTTTTTTTTACTGCGATGTTTTGGACGAGCAGGCGCCACTTTCACTTACCCCGAGTGA